The genomic window ATATTCATATTGTGTATCATTTATCAGCATTTAAATCCAGAGGAATAAAAGTGCTTTAGCTCATTTTGTCTTCTCTTACTAATAATAACAGCTTGTTAATAATTGACTCATTACACTGACCCGATTGTACTGAGTATAGGTCATGTCAACTATGTACGGTTGCTATGATCtactctgtgtctctgtcctcaGCTAGCCAAGCACTATGGTAACGTGTACAGCCTATACATCGGGCCCAAGCCTGCAGTCGTCGTCAATGGCTTGCAGGCCTTGAAAGAAGCCTTTGTCACCAAAGCTGCAGACTTCTCCGGCAGACCACAGGACCTAATGGTCAATCATGCTATAATGGTGAAAGGTTGTAGAGCaagttttaagtcttttttttttctaagcaGTGATTATTTTTATAACTTTCATTATAAATACAGTAGGTATGTCCTATCACACCTATTTGCTGGTTTTGAATAATGTTACTGATCATCTGGGATCATACactgttgcccataaagttggaataaaatattttttacttcttctcatgaaattaTTGTGATAATGTGATTAattaatgtaacattaattatcaaatattattattaattaaggttccattccatttaggtctaagagagccaggttcctgctattacTAGTCGCAGACACACTCTTTATACAAACTCCAGTATGTTCCAAAACTAAAATGAGCATGTTTACTTACAGGGGGCAGATGGTTAAACTAAGGACAACAAAGTCCAAAGTGTGTGAGACAGGCACAAATCTCAGTGATCATGTCAATATTATGCTCTGATATAGATCATttaccacaatgtaaaaactGTCATGCatccattattttattacatatgtattaacagaaaaatatgttaagCATCAAATGGAAAAGTTCTTGTTTGCTTTAATCTAAACGATGCTTTATGTAAAATTACcagttttttatataaaatctTAAAGAATAGCTTCactttcaagtctgtcttaaaacagtagTCAGGTGTCAGAGGTGTAAGAGGTTTTCcccgctgtaatcattcctcctgttcataatgCCTATTAAAAGAACTCCTTCAAATGTACTTTCAGTGTAAGCGACGGAGgcctaaatccacagtgtgtccacatagtcatttagtgcaaaaatgcatttaaaagttgatgtgaagttCGAGTTAGtgatatcaagtggatatctgccacatttacagtctttttagcatcaagttccctctttgtgtttcctctgacttgactaatttggatgactCAAGGTTCATATTAGTTcagaaaaacttttaaatatatattttgcacagaaggaaaggaggactgGGGGTTTTGTCTCTCCATGACTTaaattgtaagtgcattatgaattTTGATTTCAAGATGGTGCAGAGCAGTGCAGGAGCTTCTCAAGCTCCCAGTGTTAGTGTTGAACCCACTAATCTGAACGTTACCAATTAGGTACAGTTCAGCCTCACTTCTGGCTGTAATTCCTCTTGGTCTGTGAGATTTTTTGAATCTGAGATTTCCTGAATTCATCATGAATCATCGAGTAAAGTCAACCACATATCTCtccgaaaattgtgaagtacaAGTATGAAGTAGTATGAAGTGGAAATACTTgagtaaagttaaaaaaaaaaatgctttaagtaCAGtagttgagtaaatgtactcagttactttccaccactgactaAACTGGCAAAGCAAGTAAATAtcctccttcttttccacacagaaagaaaagctAATGAATCACAGAAACACTCTTAGAGACCACATGTTGGTTTTTATGGCACCATCTAGTGGTAGCATCAATAATGACACTGATAGACTTTTTCCACATACAACACTCGAGCCATCAGTATAATCTGATGTGTTTATAACAGGAGGTCATTAGCAGCTTCAACATATAATAAAATTGTAATGAAATCATtgcaaattcattcatttaacataGATTTGAATGTGGATGCACTTCTATCTCAGTTTTAAGtccatgtttttgtgtgcagctAACGCTCCAGGAGTGATTCTAGCAGATTATAGCCCCGGCTGGAGAGAGCAACGACGATTTGGTCTGATGACCCTGAGAAACCTTGGTCTAGGGAAACTGTCCATGGAGCAGAGGATTCTGGGAGAGATACATCGCATCATAAAGCCATTGGAGCAGAGTGTCGGTATGTCAGCTTCTCTCCTATTATATCTTTTTCATAATCTTATTACACTTCACACCTTTAACAACTCTTTCGGGTCaagtttaattcatgttttttttgttttgtttccaggTAAGACCATAAACCCTAAATTGCTGTTCCACAATGCAGCCTCCAACATCATCTGCCAAGTTCTGTTTGCGAGGCAGTTCGAGTACGACGATGAGTTCATGAAGTTTTTTGTTGACCTTTTTCACGAGACCTCTAAAATAATCAATGGGCGTTGGGGTATGGTGAGTCACATTTTTTACTCCAAAAACCAATCAAACAACAAGGCATCCCTACTATAGCTGTGGAGATAGTATAACAGGATAAGTTTATGTATCATACATGTAAGAACAAAAAGAAGTGGATTTGGAGATGGATCATGTTTTAATACTACTTGGCATGGGATGAATTGAACAGCTGTGGCTCCTTTCccaacacagtcatacaactGACATGTACTTTAGTTGATGAAACAGATAGGATTAATAAAATCTAGGAAATTTGTGTAATCTAGACTGTCTGAAGTTTTCCTTACAGTACTGACAATAATCATCTCAGAAAGACTTTCATTTGTCCTCCTGATTGaagtttttatttcaaatgtggaTGACCTAGAAGATTAAAACATTACCTTGtaccttttattattgtttaataaatgtattcaagTATTAAAGTcccatcttgtgtccagcagttaaacttttaattaaatattaaacataaattcTGGATTTCAATGAGAGATTCTAAGAATTTCTAACGAGTTAATCTCACTTTTTTATGGAAAAACCTTGTTGTACGCCAATTATGATTCAAATCATattgtcttttaaatgtgttaaaacaggcctggaggggatctttaatgatttttctctctcatacaGATTTATGACTCTATTCCCATGGTGCGAAACCTGCCACTGCCCTTCCAGAAAGCCTTTAAGTTGTTTAAGGTATGTTTTGTAAagcttttatttccaattcCAGCAACCATGTATGAGTTAAGTAGGTGGACCACTATGTAGGCTATAGCAGAAGAAATGCCCTGACCAATGACAgtaagagggaaagaaggaaagaatgaataaaattaGAACGTCTACAGCGCCAATATATAAACTGTATGCACACTGCAACATGAACGATCCCTTCGACACCTGAACAGGCCACAGGGCTGTGACAAGGTGATTagaaagatacattttttgacTAAGAACTATGACACATGAGTAGAAGTATGATCTAAAATGCCATCAACAGCAAAACTTCACAGTCActttagacctgctctgtgcgtaaagtgccttgagatgacttttgttgtgatttgatgctatataaataaagattgattgatagtgAATTCATCAATTATtcttttgataataataatgaataatagttttttaagcaaaaatgtccaaaatgagcaaaaatgctgttttcaacttctcaaatgtgttaatttaatttgttattacatgttatttattgataatgaaaatcattTATAGTTTCACCTATAATGTACTATAATAACTATGATATAATTATATCAAGATATTTTGGCCATTAAGTGgagctgtgtgtctctgtcaaTGTAATTCATATTAATCAGCAGAGCATGAAAAGAAGTAAGTTTCAGTTTTGGACAATAAAGCCTTACTTAtactgaatagaaaaagaaaagacatctGTGCCCTTGAGAGACATTACATCTTAAGTCAAAAttcattgaaaaacattttttaaccttttttctcctcacagATGGCACATGAGAGACGTCTGGAGCTGTTGGCTGAGAACAAAAAGAGCAGAGTTCCTGGTAAACCACGACATTTCATAGACTGCTACTTGGATGAAATGGATAAGGTGTGTATGTCTCTTGGGAGCTGATGATGAGGGAGCACTTTGTAgtatttcctctctctttttctctcttatctgGCTGCAAAGAGAGGAGATGATGGCTCATCCTTTTCAGAGGACCAGCTTTGTGCGTTTATTCTGGATCTTCACTTTGCTGGGACTGACACGACCGCCAATACCATGCTCACTGCTTTCCTCTATCTGATGAACTATCCGCAGATACAAGGTACCTGTGGAATCAGCTGACACATGCAGAAACACTCAAATGACAGACTGAGACATATCTTGCATAGTTTACTTCTTCCTGTCACACTCTCTTTCATTCTATATTGCTCAGAGCGCTGTCAGCAGGAAATAGACAAAGTTCTGGATGGGAAGGATCAAGCCAGTTTTGAAGACAGACATCAGATGCCCTACGTGCAGGTAGGGATTCAAATCACATACAACAAAAATTATTAGATCATCATAGAAATGGTTTTGTATATCTGAGATGTTGCAATGCTACAGTAACATATTGTAACAGCTGTCTCTGTCATGCAGGCTGTCATTCATGAGATCCAGAGGATGGCTAACACTGTTCCTCTAGCTGTTTTCCACTCTACCACTAATGACACAGAGCTGATGGGATACTCCATACCCAgggtaagtaaaaaaaaaaatcatttgtgccatcatatatatatatatatatatatttttaaagaaaacttcTTCTACTTATATCGTACTAATATTCCTCTGAGCACTTACagatcaaaatcacttccgagGGAAACATTTAGGAACTTTTTTTTAGtgatttatacacatttttccCATCTCAGGTTCTCAGCACCGTTCAAAGCCAGAGAACTTCATGTGAAGTTCAGGTAGAGATCATGTAAATGATTCAAGAAGACCTTTTGACTGTTGATGTAGTTTTGCAGCCATGAAAACAGGACTTCTTGGGTTtgaatacaatatataattCAGTTTAAGCATCATATGGCTCCAATGAAGTGTTGGAGCGAGCAGATATGGAGTATCCTTGTATGATACTGTGAAAAGATTtctaaatgtaaagaaaatgtactgtataatgcGTTTAAGGGTAAAGTCGAGAGTTTATGACGTTAACTCGTGATTTTACACACATTAATGCACATTTTGTGTGGCAATCTCAAACccatattttttcttcttcttctttaaaaaacaaaagagtggTTTCTGTAGAAGTATAATAGTtgattatttcaacattttaactcCAGCACAAAAAAGTGCAAACACTGATATGAAGTGTTGTTGCAGCATAAATatgtcacattttcattattaatgacAATTTGATCAATTTTGCATTGAACATTGTGAATTGGCAAACCCAGCACAACATTGTTTATGAATGGAAGAATGAATTGTTATTTGATGTCTTCCTCTTGTCTCAGAGTTTCAGCTGCTCTACATTTAACTGTATGTATAATTATTTGAGAAAAGATGTCATGTTATGTCTTCAGACGACTATAACTATGTCTATACCGAGTGTCTTATTGTGATGATGTGAAAACCACTGAAGAGAGGAAAACTTTAACACCATGTCACGtaaaacaatgacagaaaaaaattcTCAGACGTTTCCTATCATTCTCATTGTTTTAGTTGTAGAGTATTAGCAGGTTCCTGTGTAGTTTACTTATAGGAAAGTTATGAGTAGACCTGTCACTATAACTACTTTTGttagacgatatattgtctcagaaataatcgcgataaacgatattattgtaattttataCCActtatataatgataatataatagcataataaggCACGGGGGGTGGGGcatgggattggagagtgggtgctacacttctgtaaaaacacagactaacATTATAGGccaggacagagttatttacctttaattccatataagctgCGCTGCTCACTTCTGCAGtttccactcaggacgtacacagtgaggaatggaggacactactttcttagccaatgtgacatgaatagcctcttagcggctaatgtgaagtgtggtaatattgaggtaaaaaaatgatcaaggtcatgtcaaTGCATCATACAATAGGTTCATATATAGAagtgatgatgttgataattacgttattgtacgataagtcgatgaTTATTACAACAGGCCTAATTGTGagtatttattcatgtgtgaatattgtgttggtgtaaaaatatatgttttgatTATCTATTATTACTCATACCcacaatatttatttcacatgtgTCATATTCTACGCCTTCATTGATTGGAGGCTCACATTTTCCACATAACTGATACCCACAAGGTTTATCTGATGTGTTCACAGGTTTATTAGacctcttttcctcttcattgTTTGTTCTTCAGGGAACCGTCATCATTCCCAACCTGTCGTCAGTGTTGTTTGAGGAGGGACAGTGGAAATCCCCTCATGAATTCAACCCTGAAAACTTCCTCAATGACCAAGGAGAGTTTGTCAAACCAGAGGCCTTCATGCCTTTCTCTACAGGTGCGTGACATTGATTATTAGATTCACAGATACACAGAGGATTGATGGAGAAGGTTTGATTGAGAAAATATCACCAggcaaaagaaaagtaaagaaaatcaCCACACGTACAATCAAATTTTACATTCACCGTAGCTCCAGTAGAAAAGACAGTTGTAGTAGTTCACTCTTGTGTTCTTAAACACAGGTCCTCGTATGTGTCTCGGAGAGGGTCTGGCTCGTATGgagctcttcctcttcctggtGACTCTGCTGAGGAGGTTCAAGTTCATCTGGCCTGAGGATGCAGGAGAGCCAGACTACATTCCTGTTTATGGGACGACCCAGACGCCCAAACCCTATCTCATGAAGGTCCAGTTCAGAAAAACAACCTGATAGGTCATGATGACACACTTCCAAGACAAAGCTTTCCCCCCGATACTATAACTGGCCTACTGACATATCAAATGAAATTCAATGTTCTGATATAAAACCAGTTTTGGACGCACTAATTGCTATTTGTATATGAAGTATGGCCTTGCTTATAGCGAGCTCCCCTCAGCTCTACGAAGAATATTCACGTCTTTCACAAAATTGTTTTGATTTCACAGTCCGCAGCTTCACCGTTTTACTTCAGTCTCACCACTGATATCAATTTGTGGTTGCACAGTGTTCCAGCAGCTGtttacctgcccagcaccagaTGGCAGACAAAGTTGGGGATTAGGTAGcggaacatttagcagctaaagatcCAGATATTATTCTAAAGAGTTTCAGGAGACCAAAACATATGGAAAGAGTGGATagctcatttatatttaaacgCTATAATGAGTGCTAATGTTGCTTAGTGTCTGCAGGGTGAGAAATAGTCTCATAGCATGTTAACAATAATAACTCATCTTGAAACATCATAAAAAAGATTTCTATAAACCACACTGTGACTTTTACTGAATGCAACAAAGCTGCTAATTGTGACTCATAACTGTGGTGTGAACCATAAAATTATATCTTATCACATGAAACTACAAACAGCTTTTCCCAAAATTCACTTTTTCTCACGTTGCCGGTGTCAAAATGAATTTGTGGGATTGAAACTAAATGTAACATCATCAGAACATGTTTGACTTTGTCATTTTGGTCAATAAAGAATGGTTTGTAAAGAAAGTGCCTCGTCCAAGATGTTGCTGAAAAAGTTTATTGTGACTTGATCAAGAAGAATGAATAACAATCAGTACATTTGTGGAGTTTCGGTCCTTTGAGGATAGTCTTATAGTAAGCCATGCAGATAATGTCATAAGTGAAAGTGGTGGCCCCCCCTTGTGGCCCAATTGTTGAAAAACGCACGCTAAAGTGCCCGCTTGGGAGCCAAAACGAGTGCTAAGGTGCCTTCCTGGTtggcaaaacacactaaactgcccCCTTGGGTGGCCAAAACGTGCACTAAAGTGCCCTCTTGGTAGCCAAAACGTACGCTAAAGTGCCCTCTTGGTAGCCAAAATGTGCGCTAAAGTGCCCTCTTGGGAGCCAAAAACGTGCGCCAAAGTGCCCTCTTCAGTGGAGAGAACGCGCTGTATGtgcccttttttattttgcccttcaaaaagtctgtgcacgccactggaTCCAACACATCTATAGTATATAGAATTTAGTCTATTGGTCTACAGATGAGGACAATGTCTGGGAAAGCAGCTCAGCACCCTTGTCCTCGTTGTCCAAAATATGCAACCTCTGACTACAGTAACCTCCGTTCAGAGAGACAGGCAAATACATCTCTGACCTTTGCTGTCATAGCAACACTATCATggtgcctcctgttttccccaaaaggccTAGACCTAGCCTAGACAGTAGCAGACCTACTGTCTCAAGGGGAGACACCAAGATTTGGTGTGGCCTTACAATGACCTCAAAGCCTAGTTTGATCCAGTGTATGCCAATGTATGATGTAAGTTATGGAACACTGTACATATTAATTTCATGAAACTCCTTTTATATCGTCTCCTAATTTCTTTGCAATATGGCCCGAGGGTGTTGCTAAAGCTAGTGTGTTTATCTAccgaaaaaaaacccaacatgaaTATGAATTAGAGCAAAAAATCAGGGCATCATCAAAATCATCTGCATTCATCCTCTGCAGATTCATAAGAAGACACAGAAAATCTTATGGTGACTGAAATTGTCAATATCGCTTGTTTTAGACCAAAGTGATGGATTCACTGAGGGTGTTATCTCCACTTTACAACCTCACATTATCACACAGAGTCATCCCACACTGAGAGACCCTATAACAGTTAACTAAACTGTTGAATACGTGGTTATGGCACAGTTGCTGTGGTATTACAGTACAAACAGTGTGGTATGTCCACTTCATAACAACATCAAGA from Scomber scombrus chromosome 6, fScoSco1.1, whole genome shotgun sequence includes these protein-coding regions:
- the LOC133982149 gene encoding cytochrome P450 2D15-like yields the protein MFASVALLLVAVLLLLLLFRTQRPKNFPPGPRPIPIFGNMLQLNLESPIDDLERLAKHYGNVYSLYIGPKPAVVVNGLQALKEAFVTKAADFSGRPQDLMVNHAIMVKANAPGVILADYSPGWREQRRFGLMTLRNLGLGKLSMEQRILGEIHRIIKPLEQSVGKTINPKLLFHNAASNIICQVLFARQFEYDDEFMKFFVDLFHETSKIINGRWGMIYDSIPMVRNLPLPFQKAFKLFKMAHERRLELLAENKKSRVPGKPRHFIDCYLDEMDKRGDDGSSFSEDQLCAFILDLHFAGTDTTANTMLTAFLYLMNYPQIQERCQQEIDKVLDGKDQASFEDRHQMPYVQAVIHEIQRMANTVPLAVFHSTTNDTELMGYSIPRGTVIIPNLSSVLFEEGQWKSPHEFNPENFLNDQGEFVKPEAFMPFSTGPRMCLGEGLARMELFLFLVTLLRRFKFIWPEDAGEPDYIPVYGTTQTPKPYLMKVQFRKTT